One window of the Magnolia sinica isolate HGM2019 chromosome 19, MsV1, whole genome shotgun sequence genome contains the following:
- the LOC131235595 gene encoding zinc finger BED domain-containing protein DAYSLEEPER isoform X1 codes for MRFEAVTIGDRSGSLMEWNVSNSFKSMKELESKTLMDMALLPSIDPIDIGLCSSEKGNAVPMAKPRKKSMTSLYLKFFETDPDGKSRRCKFCKQNYSISTATGNLGRHLNNRHPGYDQQQGDGVIQVPQQQPISVAKKPQPQVKPVPVDFDHLNWFLLKGLIEGSLPLSTFEDEGLTNSFKFLNPSVKLWSRERVQAVILEVYRSMREDTRASVLQVKSSKISITLDFWSNYEQICYMSITVHWIDENWTLHKLLLDISHIPYHYGDHEIHHALLKVLKMFNFDDSRILSCTHDNSQSTINACRMLKKDLDGRKLPGSHESHFFYIPCAARTLNLIIEDGLGTAKQIISKVQEFVLEMNASLEIAQDFRQMAAAYQEGSWKIPLDASMRWSGKYTMLDVVRKAYAALDTAFKKHEGNPANRSTFLTAPEKNYLISLHSFLESFHKTTTNLCTSKSPTLGLALFFMDHINEMIGNCSSSRANPEALKVAANDMAEKAQTYSSQVYNLSSYMAAILDPRIKGELLPEDLNAERYLEGARHHFMRWYSFPGIPNGYSSQDTEEGSSVSFAEEIARKRRRMSMTASSTDELTQYLSEPPVPIATDVLDWWKANSTRYPKLSLMARDYLAVQATSVAPDELFSAKGDDIDKRRICLPHGCAQPILCIRAWAQSGYKFKFRSKEIDFDRLIDSTMPAFDNATSAFDRKQK; via the exons GCAGTCACCATTGGTGACAGAAGTGGGAGCCTTATGGAGTGGAATGTTAGCAATTCATTTAAAAGCATGAAAG AGTTGGAAAGCAAAACTTTGATGGACATGGCACTCTTACCTAGCATTGATCCAATAGATATTGGACTGTGTTCTTCGGAAAAAGGAAATGCTGTTCCTATGGCGAAGCCCAGAAAGAAGTCTATGACGTCATTATATCTCAAATTCTTTGAAACAGATCCAGATGGGAAGAGTCGAAGATGCAAATTTTGCAAGCAGAACTATTCTATCTCTACTGCCACTG GCAATCTAGGAAGGCACCTCAACAACCGCCATCCCGGATATGATCAGCAGCAAGGTGATGGAGTCATTCAAGTCCCACAACAACAGCCCATCTCTGTAGCCAAGAAGCCTCAACCGCAAGTAAAACCAGTCCCAGTTGATTTCGACCATCTAAACTGGTTTCTACTAAAGGGGCTCATTGAAGGTTCTCTTCCCCTCTCCACCTTTGAGGATGAGGGCCTCACAAACTCCTTCAAGTTTCTCAATCCCTCGGTCAAGCTGTGGTCAAGAGAAAGGGTCCAGGCTGTCATTCTCGAGGTCTACAGAAGCATGCGAGAGGATACAAGGGCATCCGTGCTCCAGGTGAAATCGTCCAAAATCTCTATCACCCTTGATTTCTGGAGCAACTACGAGCAAATCTGCTATATGAGCATTACAGTCCACTGGATTGATGAGAACTGGACCTTACACAAGCTTCTCCTTGATATATCTCACATACCTTACCACTACGGGGACCATGAGATCCATCACGCCCTGTTGAAGGTCCTCAAGATGTTTAATTTCGACGATAGTAGAATCCTCTCATGTACTCATGATAATAGTCAGAGCACCATCAATGCCTGCCGCATGTTGAAAAAGGATTTGGATGGTCGGAAGCTGCCCGGCTCCCATGAGTCACACTTCTTTTACATCCCTTGTGCCGCTCGCACACTGAATCTGATAATTGAGGATGGCTTGGGAACAGCAAAACAGATCATATCGAAGGTCCAGGAATTTGTGCTCGAGATGAATGCATCATTGGAGATTGCACAGGATTTCAGGCAAATGGCAGCTGCTTATCAAGAGGGTTCTTGGAAGATTCCTCTTGATGCATCAATGCGCTGGAGTGGAAAATACACGATGCTCGACGTAGTTCGGAAG GCCTATGCTGCGTTAGATACTGCCTTCAAGAAGCACGAGGGGAACCCAGCAAATCGGAGCACATTCCTGACTGCTCCAGAGAAAAATTATTTGATTAGCTTGCATTCATTTTTGGAGTCGTTCCACAAGACCACAACCAACCTCTGCACAAGCAAATCTCCCACGCTTGGCCTGGCACTTTTCTTCATGGACCATATCAATGAAATGATCGGTAACTGCAGCAGTTCTCGCGCCAATCCTGAAGCGCTCAAGGTCGCGGCCAATGACATGGCGGAGAAAGCCCAGACTTACAGCAGCCAGGTCTATAATCTCTCCTCTTACATGGCCGCAATCCTTGATCCAAGGATCAAAGGGGAGCTCCTCCCAGAGGATCTCAACGCAGAGAGGTATCTCGAGGGTGCTCGGCACCATTTCATGAGGTGGTACTCGTTCCCAGGCATTCCTAATGGCTATAGTTCTCAGGACACCGAAGAAGGAAGCAGCGTCTCTTTTGCTGAGGAGATTGCTCGGAAGCGGCGCCGGATGAGCATGACCGCCTCCTCCACTGACGAGCTGACACAGTACCTATCGGAGCCCCCAGTGCCCATAGCCACGGACGTTCTAGATTGGTGGAAAGCCAACAGCACTCGTTACCCAAAGCTCTCTCTTATGGCACGGGATTACTTGGCTGTCCAGGCGACATCGGTGGCCCCGGACGAGCTGTTCTCTGCCAAAGGTGATGACATAGACAAGCGACGGATCTGTCTCCCTCATGGCTGTGCACAGCCCATCCTGTGCATCCGGGCGTGGGCCCAAAGTGGCTACAAGTTCAAGTTCCGATCTAAAGAGATTGATTTTGATAGGTTGATTGACTCCACTATGCCTGCATTCGATAATGCTACCTCTGCATTCGACCGGAAGCAGAAATGA
- the LOC131235595 gene encoding putative AC transposase isoform X3 — MRFEAVTIGDRSGSLMEWNVSNSFKSMKGNLGRHLNNRHPGYDQQQGDGVIQVPQQQPISVAKKPQPQVKPVPVDFDHLNWFLLKGLIEGSLPLSTFEDEGLTNSFKFLNPSVKLWSRERVQAVILEVYRSMREDTRASVLQVKSSKISITLDFWSNYEQICYMSITVHWIDENWTLHKLLLDISHIPYHYGDHEIHHALLKVLKMFNFDDSRILSCTHDNSQSTINACRMLKKDLDGRKLPGSHESHFFYIPCAARTLNLIIEDGLGTAKQIISKVQEFVLEMNASLEIAQDFRQMAAAYQEGSWKIPLDASMRWSGKYTMLDVVRKAYAALDTAFKKHEGNPANRSTFLTAPEKNYLISLHSFLESFHKTTTNLCTSKSPTLGLALFFMDHINEMIGNCSSSRANPEALKVAANDMAEKAQTYSSQVYNLSSYMAAILDPRIKGELLPEDLNAERYLEGARHHFMRWYSFPGIPNGYSSQDTEEGSSVSFAEEIARKRRRMSMTASSTDELTQYLSEPPVPIATDVLDWWKANSTRYPKLSLMARDYLAVQATSVAPDELFSAKGDDIDKRRICLPHGCAQPILCIRAWAQSGYKFKFRSKEIDFDRLIDSTMPAFDNATSAFDRKQK, encoded by the exons GCAGTCACCATTGGTGACAGAAGTGGGAGCCTTATGGAGTGGAATGTTAGCAATTCATTTAAAAGCATGAAAG GCAATCTAGGAAGGCACCTCAACAACCGCCATCCCGGATATGATCAGCAGCAAGGTGATGGAGTCATTCAAGTCCCACAACAACAGCCCATCTCTGTAGCCAAGAAGCCTCAACCGCAAGTAAAACCAGTCCCAGTTGATTTCGACCATCTAAACTGGTTTCTACTAAAGGGGCTCATTGAAGGTTCTCTTCCCCTCTCCACCTTTGAGGATGAGGGCCTCACAAACTCCTTCAAGTTTCTCAATCCCTCGGTCAAGCTGTGGTCAAGAGAAAGGGTCCAGGCTGTCATTCTCGAGGTCTACAGAAGCATGCGAGAGGATACAAGGGCATCCGTGCTCCAGGTGAAATCGTCCAAAATCTCTATCACCCTTGATTTCTGGAGCAACTACGAGCAAATCTGCTATATGAGCATTACAGTCCACTGGATTGATGAGAACTGGACCTTACACAAGCTTCTCCTTGATATATCTCACATACCTTACCACTACGGGGACCATGAGATCCATCACGCCCTGTTGAAGGTCCTCAAGATGTTTAATTTCGACGATAGTAGAATCCTCTCATGTACTCATGATAATAGTCAGAGCACCATCAATGCCTGCCGCATGTTGAAAAAGGATTTGGATGGTCGGAAGCTGCCCGGCTCCCATGAGTCACACTTCTTTTACATCCCTTGTGCCGCTCGCACACTGAATCTGATAATTGAGGATGGCTTGGGAACAGCAAAACAGATCATATCGAAGGTCCAGGAATTTGTGCTCGAGATGAATGCATCATTGGAGATTGCACAGGATTTCAGGCAAATGGCAGCTGCTTATCAAGAGGGTTCTTGGAAGATTCCTCTTGATGCATCAATGCGCTGGAGTGGAAAATACACGATGCTCGACGTAGTTCGGAAG GCCTATGCTGCGTTAGATACTGCCTTCAAGAAGCACGAGGGGAACCCAGCAAATCGGAGCACATTCCTGACTGCTCCAGAGAAAAATTATTTGATTAGCTTGCATTCATTTTTGGAGTCGTTCCACAAGACCACAACCAACCTCTGCACAAGCAAATCTCCCACGCTTGGCCTGGCACTTTTCTTCATGGACCATATCAATGAAATGATCGGTAACTGCAGCAGTTCTCGCGCCAATCCTGAAGCGCTCAAGGTCGCGGCCAATGACATGGCGGAGAAAGCCCAGACTTACAGCAGCCAGGTCTATAATCTCTCCTCTTACATGGCCGCAATCCTTGATCCAAGGATCAAAGGGGAGCTCCTCCCAGAGGATCTCAACGCAGAGAGGTATCTCGAGGGTGCTCGGCACCATTTCATGAGGTGGTACTCGTTCCCAGGCATTCCTAATGGCTATAGTTCTCAGGACACCGAAGAAGGAAGCAGCGTCTCTTTTGCTGAGGAGATTGCTCGGAAGCGGCGCCGGATGAGCATGACCGCCTCCTCCACTGACGAGCTGACACAGTACCTATCGGAGCCCCCAGTGCCCATAGCCACGGACGTTCTAGATTGGTGGAAAGCCAACAGCACTCGTTACCCAAAGCTCTCTCTTATGGCACGGGATTACTTGGCTGTCCAGGCGACATCGGTGGCCCCGGACGAGCTGTTCTCTGCCAAAGGTGATGACATAGACAAGCGACGGATCTGTCTCCCTCATGGCTGTGCACAGCCCATCCTGTGCATCCGGGCGTGGGCCCAAAGTGGCTACAAGTTCAAGTTCCGATCTAAAGAGATTGATTTTGATAGGTTGATTGACTCCACTATGCCTGCATTCGATAATGCTACCTCTGCATTCGACCGGAAGCAGAAATGA
- the LOC131235595 gene encoding putative AC transposase isoform X2 codes for MAENHSFIDLYMCFYGEFKAGPKPPRPVPVIVLYTDVEECEFSACSGNLGRHLNNRHPGYDQQQGDGVIQVPQQQPISVAKKPQPQVKPVPVDFDHLNWFLLKGLIEGSLPLSTFEDEGLTNSFKFLNPSVKLWSRERVQAVILEVYRSMREDTRASVLQVKSSKISITLDFWSNYEQICYMSITVHWIDENWTLHKLLLDISHIPYHYGDHEIHHALLKVLKMFNFDDSRILSCTHDNSQSTINACRMLKKDLDGRKLPGSHESHFFYIPCAARTLNLIIEDGLGTAKQIISKVQEFVLEMNASLEIAQDFRQMAAAYQEGSWKIPLDASMRWSGKYTMLDVVRKAYAALDTAFKKHEGNPANRSTFLTAPEKNYLISLHSFLESFHKTTTNLCTSKSPTLGLALFFMDHINEMIGNCSSSRANPEALKVAANDMAEKAQTYSSQVYNLSSYMAAILDPRIKGELLPEDLNAERYLEGARHHFMRWYSFPGIPNGYSSQDTEEGSSVSFAEEIARKRRRMSMTASSTDELTQYLSEPPVPIATDVLDWWKANSTRYPKLSLMARDYLAVQATSVAPDELFSAKGDDIDKRRICLPHGCAQPILCIRAWAQSGYKFKFRSKEIDFDRLIDSTMPAFDNATSAFDRKQK; via the exons ATGGCTGAGAACCATTCCTTCATTGACCTGTACATGTGCTTTTATGGAGAATTCAAAGCCGGACCCAAACCACCCAGGCCCGTCCCAGTGATCGTCCTGTATACAGATGTTGAAGAGTGTGAGTTCAGTGCATGCTCAG GCAATCTAGGAAGGCACCTCAACAACCGCCATCCCGGATATGATCAGCAGCAAGGTGATGGAGTCATTCAAGTCCCACAACAACAGCCCATCTCTGTAGCCAAGAAGCCTCAACCGCAAGTAAAACCAGTCCCAGTTGATTTCGACCATCTAAACTGGTTTCTACTAAAGGGGCTCATTGAAGGTTCTCTTCCCCTCTCCACCTTTGAGGATGAGGGCCTCACAAACTCCTTCAAGTTTCTCAATCCCTCGGTCAAGCTGTGGTCAAGAGAAAGGGTCCAGGCTGTCATTCTCGAGGTCTACAGAAGCATGCGAGAGGATACAAGGGCATCCGTGCTCCAGGTGAAATCGTCCAAAATCTCTATCACCCTTGATTTCTGGAGCAACTACGAGCAAATCTGCTATATGAGCATTACAGTCCACTGGATTGATGAGAACTGGACCTTACACAAGCTTCTCCTTGATATATCTCACATACCTTACCACTACGGGGACCATGAGATCCATCACGCCCTGTTGAAGGTCCTCAAGATGTTTAATTTCGACGATAGTAGAATCCTCTCATGTACTCATGATAATAGTCAGAGCACCATCAATGCCTGCCGCATGTTGAAAAAGGATTTGGATGGTCGGAAGCTGCCCGGCTCCCATGAGTCACACTTCTTTTACATCCCTTGTGCCGCTCGCACACTGAATCTGATAATTGAGGATGGCTTGGGAACAGCAAAACAGATCATATCGAAGGTCCAGGAATTTGTGCTCGAGATGAATGCATCATTGGAGATTGCACAGGATTTCAGGCAAATGGCAGCTGCTTATCAAGAGGGTTCTTGGAAGATTCCTCTTGATGCATCAATGCGCTGGAGTGGAAAATACACGATGCTCGACGTAGTTCGGAAG GCCTATGCTGCGTTAGATACTGCCTTCAAGAAGCACGAGGGGAACCCAGCAAATCGGAGCACATTCCTGACTGCTCCAGAGAAAAATTATTTGATTAGCTTGCATTCATTTTTGGAGTCGTTCCACAAGACCACAACCAACCTCTGCACAAGCAAATCTCCCACGCTTGGCCTGGCACTTTTCTTCATGGACCATATCAATGAAATGATCGGTAACTGCAGCAGTTCTCGCGCCAATCCTGAAGCGCTCAAGGTCGCGGCCAATGACATGGCGGAGAAAGCCCAGACTTACAGCAGCCAGGTCTATAATCTCTCCTCTTACATGGCCGCAATCCTTGATCCAAGGATCAAAGGGGAGCTCCTCCCAGAGGATCTCAACGCAGAGAGGTATCTCGAGGGTGCTCGGCACCATTTCATGAGGTGGTACTCGTTCCCAGGCATTCCTAATGGCTATAGTTCTCAGGACACCGAAGAAGGAAGCAGCGTCTCTTTTGCTGAGGAGATTGCTCGGAAGCGGCGCCGGATGAGCATGACCGCCTCCTCCACTGACGAGCTGACACAGTACCTATCGGAGCCCCCAGTGCCCATAGCCACGGACGTTCTAGATTGGTGGAAAGCCAACAGCACTCGTTACCCAAAGCTCTCTCTTATGGCACGGGATTACTTGGCTGTCCAGGCGACATCGGTGGCCCCGGACGAGCTGTTCTCTGCCAAAGGTGATGACATAGACAAGCGACGGATCTGTCTCCCTCATGGCTGTGCACAGCCCATCCTGTGCATCCGGGCGTGGGCCCAAAGTGGCTACAAGTTCAAGTTCCGATCTAAAGAGATTGATTTTGATAGGTTGATTGACTCCACTATGCCTGCATTCGATAATGCTACCTCTGCATTCGACCGGAAGCAGAAATGA
- the LOC131235595 gene encoding putative AC transposase isoform X4 codes for MLKSVSSVHAQVCYHGNLGRHLNNRHPGYDQQQGDGVIQVPQQQPISVAKKPQPQVKPVPVDFDHLNWFLLKGLIEGSLPLSTFEDEGLTNSFKFLNPSVKLWSRERVQAVILEVYRSMREDTRASVLQVKSSKISITLDFWSNYEQICYMSITVHWIDENWTLHKLLLDISHIPYHYGDHEIHHALLKVLKMFNFDDSRILSCTHDNSQSTINACRMLKKDLDGRKLPGSHESHFFYIPCAARTLNLIIEDGLGTAKQIISKVQEFVLEMNASLEIAQDFRQMAAAYQEGSWKIPLDASMRWSGKYTMLDVVRKAYAALDTAFKKHEGNPANRSTFLTAPEKNYLISLHSFLESFHKTTTNLCTSKSPTLGLALFFMDHINEMIGNCSSSRANPEALKVAANDMAEKAQTYSSQVYNLSSYMAAILDPRIKGELLPEDLNAERYLEGARHHFMRWYSFPGIPNGYSSQDTEEGSSVSFAEEIARKRRRMSMTASSTDELTQYLSEPPVPIATDVLDWWKANSTRYPKLSLMARDYLAVQATSVAPDELFSAKGDDIDKRRICLPHGCAQPILCIRAWAQSGYKFKFRSKEIDFDRLIDSTMPAFDNATSAFDRKQK; via the exons ATGTTGAAGAGTGTGAGTTCAGTGCATGCTCAGGTTTGTTATCATG GCAATCTAGGAAGGCACCTCAACAACCGCCATCCCGGATATGATCAGCAGCAAGGTGATGGAGTCATTCAAGTCCCACAACAACAGCCCATCTCTGTAGCCAAGAAGCCTCAACCGCAAGTAAAACCAGTCCCAGTTGATTTCGACCATCTAAACTGGTTTCTACTAAAGGGGCTCATTGAAGGTTCTCTTCCCCTCTCCACCTTTGAGGATGAGGGCCTCACAAACTCCTTCAAGTTTCTCAATCCCTCGGTCAAGCTGTGGTCAAGAGAAAGGGTCCAGGCTGTCATTCTCGAGGTCTACAGAAGCATGCGAGAGGATACAAGGGCATCCGTGCTCCAGGTGAAATCGTCCAAAATCTCTATCACCCTTGATTTCTGGAGCAACTACGAGCAAATCTGCTATATGAGCATTACAGTCCACTGGATTGATGAGAACTGGACCTTACACAAGCTTCTCCTTGATATATCTCACATACCTTACCACTACGGGGACCATGAGATCCATCACGCCCTGTTGAAGGTCCTCAAGATGTTTAATTTCGACGATAGTAGAATCCTCTCATGTACTCATGATAATAGTCAGAGCACCATCAATGCCTGCCGCATGTTGAAAAAGGATTTGGATGGTCGGAAGCTGCCCGGCTCCCATGAGTCACACTTCTTTTACATCCCTTGTGCCGCTCGCACACTGAATCTGATAATTGAGGATGGCTTGGGAACAGCAAAACAGATCATATCGAAGGTCCAGGAATTTGTGCTCGAGATGAATGCATCATTGGAGATTGCACAGGATTTCAGGCAAATGGCAGCTGCTTATCAAGAGGGTTCTTGGAAGATTCCTCTTGATGCATCAATGCGCTGGAGTGGAAAATACACGATGCTCGACGTAGTTCGGAAG GCCTATGCTGCGTTAGATACTGCCTTCAAGAAGCACGAGGGGAACCCAGCAAATCGGAGCACATTCCTGACTGCTCCAGAGAAAAATTATTTGATTAGCTTGCATTCATTTTTGGAGTCGTTCCACAAGACCACAACCAACCTCTGCACAAGCAAATCTCCCACGCTTGGCCTGGCACTTTTCTTCATGGACCATATCAATGAAATGATCGGTAACTGCAGCAGTTCTCGCGCCAATCCTGAAGCGCTCAAGGTCGCGGCCAATGACATGGCGGAGAAAGCCCAGACTTACAGCAGCCAGGTCTATAATCTCTCCTCTTACATGGCCGCAATCCTTGATCCAAGGATCAAAGGGGAGCTCCTCCCAGAGGATCTCAACGCAGAGAGGTATCTCGAGGGTGCTCGGCACCATTTCATGAGGTGGTACTCGTTCCCAGGCATTCCTAATGGCTATAGTTCTCAGGACACCGAAGAAGGAAGCAGCGTCTCTTTTGCTGAGGAGATTGCTCGGAAGCGGCGCCGGATGAGCATGACCGCCTCCTCCACTGACGAGCTGACACAGTACCTATCGGAGCCCCCAGTGCCCATAGCCACGGACGTTCTAGATTGGTGGAAAGCCAACAGCACTCGTTACCCAAAGCTCTCTCTTATGGCACGGGATTACTTGGCTGTCCAGGCGACATCGGTGGCCCCGGACGAGCTGTTCTCTGCCAAAGGTGATGACATAGACAAGCGACGGATCTGTCTCCCTCATGGCTGTGCACAGCCCATCCTGTGCATCCGGGCGTGGGCCCAAAGTGGCTACAAGTTCAAGTTCCGATCTAAAGAGATTGATTTTGATAGGTTGATTGACTCCACTATGCCTGCATTCGATAATGCTACCTCTGCATTCGACCGGAAGCAGAAATGA